Genomic window (Propionibacteriaceae bacterium ZF39):
GTCGCGAGGCGGCCGAGATGGTGCGAGAGGAGGGTACGCACCGGCGACTTCTCCGGCGTCACGGCCTCGAACTCGGGGGTGTCGGTCATCTTGGAGCGGATGTACCAGCCCACGGGCCCGATCAGCAGGCCGATGGCGAACGCCAGGCGCCAGCCCCAGCTCTGCAGCGCCTCGGTCGAGAGCGTGGAGGTCAGCAGCCAGGAAATGCCGGCCGCCATGAACATGGCGACACCCTGGGTCGCGACCTGCCACGAGGCATAGAAGCCCTTCCCGCGCTTGGCGTTCTCGGTCAGGAACGCCGTGGCCGAACCGAACTCACCGCCCGCGGAAATGCCCTGGATGATGCGGGCGATGGCGAGGATCACGGCAGCCCAGATGCCGAGGACGCTCGCACCCGGGAGGACGACGATGATGAAGACACCCAACGTCATCAGCAGGATGGTGAGGCTGAGCGCGGCCTTGCGACCATGCCGGTCTGAGTAGTTGCCGATCAGCACGGCACCCAGCGGGCGCACCACGAACGTGATGCCGAAGGTCGCCCAGGTCATCAGGGTGCTGGCCAGGCTGGTGCCCGGATAGAAGACGGCGGTGATCGTGCTGGCCATGAAGCCGAAGAGCACGATGTCGTACCACTCCAGGGCATTGCCCAGTGATGCGGCTACGACAGCCTTCCGAGCCCGAG
Coding sequences:
- a CDS encoding MFS transporter; this encodes MSTSTLTETPAERARARKAVVAASLGNALEWYDIVLFGFMASTITAVFYPGTSLASTLMTWATFGITFVVRPLGAVLIGNYSDRHGRKAALSLTILLMTLGVFIIVVLPGASVLGIWAAVILAIARIIQGISAGGEFGSATAFLTENAKRGKGFYASWQVATQGVAMFMAAGISWLLTSTLSTEALQSWGWRLAFAIGLLIGPVGWYIRSKMTDTPEFEAVTPEKSPVRTLLSHHLGRLATAFLIIAMATISVYLITYLPQFAVRNLHLPAWAAFPGAVVAGVITLVGSPFVGMLADKVGPTTIMIPAAIAGVIAGPPIFLLLTNNPSILMLTICEIIVGIFMCFYFAPMPALLSDFFPTVVRGSGMTISYAFGVAIFGGFAPLILSWLVGVTNVLTVPGFYYSALCLLSLIAVIVARKVFAQR